The following are encoded together in the Ficedula albicollis isolate OC2 unplaced genomic scaffold, FicAlb1.5 N00261, whole genome shotgun sequence genome:
- the LOC101807117 gene encoding cytochrome c oxidase subunit 7C, mitochondrial yields MFSAGVRRFATSAIRRSHYEEGPGKNLPFSVANKWRLLATMCVFFGSGFGAPFFIIRHQLLKK; encoded by the exons ATGTTTTCCGCCGGTGTCCGCCGCTTCGCTACCTCCGCCATCCGCCGCAGCCACTATGAGGAGGGACCCGGGAAG AACCTGCCATTCTCTGTGGCCAACAAGTGGCGGCTGCTGGCAACAATGTGTGTGTTCTTTGGGAGTGGGTTTGGTGCCCCTTTCTTCATCATCAGACACCAGCTGCTGAAGAAGTGA